The window ctttatgaagataataaaaagataaacttCTTGTATATTTTNAgatgattaaatacatatgatcgttagttgattgaaaataaaaaatataattaaaaattaataatattttataaataaaaaataataaaaatttaaatttattaaatatataattaaataaaataattttaaaaataattttattaattattttttatatatttttaatataattcattatattataattattataaaattataaattttttctaaatttgaaACCTCCCAAGTTGAAGCCTTTTCTTGAGTAGCTTCATCGAAGGGTCGGCTCTGATGCCAAGAATAGTTAAAAAGGAGAACATCTTGACATCCCAACGAAGAAAACGCCACCTGGGGGTGAAGCAAACGCTGCAGTTTGGAAGGGCCAGGTTGCTGCCGGATCCCAAACGTAAAGGCAAAGCAACTGGAGACCCTACGCACTCTCTATCCCCATTTTGGAAAAGGGACACGTGCCCTCCACGCTCTCTTTGAATAGAACATTTCACTATTCACACTGCCTGAAAGCCAGAAGGAATCATTTGCTTCACTCTCCTTGTGGTACTCTAAATAGTTTTTCCCTTTGCtcaaattgaatatttattatatatttttgtaattttaattacaaataaatataataaatagtggttaattttatttttatttaaccaaagaaaaagtgaaaatggaCATTAATTTGGAAccaaaaagaataattaattacaaaaagtACTTTTCAGAAGGCTCAAGGAGCCCAAGTACCATCAAGCTGTAGCCCAAACAGTGCGAGCTAGGGATCGCTGGACGGCCCAAAGGAGGGACTATGGGCAAATCTGATGGCCTTTTGAAATGCCCGAACCCAACAATAGCCCAATAGCCATTAACCCCTTTCTATCACGTGGGACCTTCGAATGGCCGACCAGGTCACGTGATGGACTCCACGTTGTCCGTGAAACATGTTTTTGAGGTTTCGTGTTTGTCTCTTTAGAATTTATATcgtataataaatattaaatataggGGATCCAAGTTGCTCTACATGGAGCTCTGTTTTTCAGTTCTCCAGCTTGATTGGAAACAAAATGGCTTACTGAGCTCAGACTTGTTTTGAATGGATTCATTACTGAGTCATATCTTCGATACATTGAGTTTGCAACAAGGGGGCCGTGGAGGAGGATGCCAAGCTGCTAAAGCCAGAGTCAGCCgtattttcttttgcttttcccCATATTACAGCATAAAATCCGACGGATAATATCACTGCTCCAACGACACtgcaaaattttgagtttagatCCAGCTTAGCAAATtgtgtatataaaaaaaatggcttCTTAAATGATTCTGCTAAGATAAGGAGAGAATTTTTGTACCTTCCAAGATGCAGAGCATCACCAAGGAATGTAGCACTCAAAACAGCTGCAATAGCGATAGACAATGGCTTAAAAAGTGCTACATAGACAGGACCCTTAACGCGTAGGCCCCAGGTGTGCACAAGAATGCCAAGTAATGTCCCAGTAAATCCCTAAACAGAAGTAGTAaactcacatttagagaaTGTCTAGCCTGctttgaaattttgtaattGGTTAATGAATTCTTACAGAGTATACAACTGCAACTTTTGCTATGCTAGGCCTTAGTCTCCAGGCACTCAAGTTTGATTCCGCTAACAAGCATACTGGTGCAGATATAATGGTTCCACATAAGTCGTGAAAGAAGACTACGATCAGCTCTGCCGGGCATATCTTCATAGCCTGTGTCTGTAGATGCCTAACTGATTCAAGGTTAGTGTTCTGTATACAATTGAAAGTTTTCCGTGGGGTTGAGGGGGTGATCTAGTAACAAGCATTACCTGAATAATGTACCAGATGGAACCAAGGAAACACTCAACAGCAAGTAGGAGGCCACCAGCGGCCCAATTTGATTGTGAGGACTCAAGAGGCCAATATGAGACAGATGATGATGGCATCAAAGTGGGAGATGAAAACACTTCGGGGCCCTTGTAGAAAATAATCACTAATGCACCTGATATTGATGCTATGGTGCCAATAATTTTAGCTTGAGCTTCTCAATTCCCCATTTTCCATTCTTGTTATGTGCACCCAGAGAATTGGAAAGAGAAGGACTTAAGCAGAAACTAGCCCAATGATTATAGCAATGGATTTCAAGCTCACAAGTTACAACTTGGATTTTGACTCTTCACAAATTTACTTTGTACAATTTGATTCATCTTTGTTGACTATCATGTGAGAGTATTTAAGTTGGGAGGAAGACTGTGAACGTAAAAAATAGTAACTAATGCACAAATCTTTGTTTTTATGCAAATAGGAATGTGATCAGATATATTCTCAATCTTATAGCAATTGATTCCATTCTCGGCCTGATACTGACTTGCACTCtggttttctttctctctacaTTATCATTGtctaatatttatttattcactCTATTTTGACATCTTTTATGTTTCTCAAATGTTGGAGTTCATCATGTGCTCATCACTTTAGAGTATTTTATTGCAAATGATATAAGCTCtcttacaaattaattaagttcttaAATTAAGGTAGTCATAAGCAAACAAATCATGCATATTTTAGCCAATGGATTATGGATCAGAATAATTCCCTCTCATAGAAACAATGAACCAACAAGTAGAAGAGGGAAGAAACCTGAAAATGATGGCAAGGATGAAGGTAAACGCCGGAGTGAGGCTGCTGATTGCTGAAGCCAGAGTTGGTGAGCCATATTCTATACCTTTATATCCGCACATATGAGCTACAAACCTGTCACAAGCATTCGTTAGTAATATGACTGTCTTGTAATCTTTTCCAAGACGAAAACAGATTGAAAGGAGTTCTAtgcaaaaacatgttacagCTTTAAGAATGCTTCAATACCCAATAAGCCCGAGAAGACAAATTCTAGAGATAAGGGGGAACTTCGATGAGGGAAGAGCTGCTGTGCTGCATATAGCACACAGACGAAGATGTTAGCTCGTTATTTTCTAATGGAATTATTTGAGGCTATCAAATTATGCATGTGTTTCTAGATGACTGAAAGATGGAAAGACCTGCGAAAGATTAAGGGAAAAGGGAGGAGAATAAGAGTAGCAACAGCATAAGAGTATGTGATGAAGACATAGTAGCTCATTCCTCTCAAAGCGGCTGctttgaaaagaatttttaagcCCACACTAGTGCACTCCACTGCAACTATTGCTGTGAATGGAAGGACATCCTTGCGGAAACACTCCCATGCCATCTACCCCTCTTTCTTATCTCTTCTTGATCAGTTTCTTACTTCCCTGATTTCTCTCCCATTTGCAGTATTATTTTCCTCATTTCTTTAAGTGTCATTTGGAAGCAAACAAAAGGAAGACAGAAATTCACCAACCAATAATTGTACTTTGAACAGTTTATGTATTTACTACGACACAGTAACGCAGCACCAGTCAAGATGGGGCGTCCCTATACGGTTGATAGGTAATGGTAGTGCATTGGTTGGTCTCTCTTTGCATGATTATTGTGGTGTCTGTTGATGCAGGGGATGTTTGACTGTTAGGTGTCatcttttcattttgttcATTGTATGGGGTGCTTTTTGGGTGCAAGCGGCTAACCAGAGTTAGTGGGGTTGGCTGGTTTCGATGTGGGTGTTTAGGGTGGTTTCCTTTCTGAAAGTGTACAGGGAATTCTACAAGGAGAGAATTTTGTAATGGTAAACCCCTGGTTGTTGGGGCATAACCTTGCAAAATTGTTGTAAGTGGTGAACTCAGGTTCTCCCTTCCTTCAATAcaaatgaaatttcaaaaaaaaaaaaaaaaacaacagcACCAGTGAggatatcataaaaaacatgtttatgaaCTAAAGTTGTACTGCTGGAGTGTATATTTtgcttgaaatttttaattgattgaggATTTATCTTTGTGATTTTTATCCATAGTCAAGCTAGTTTACATATTTTTCAGTAGTGAACCAACCAAGCAACATTCCTGCCAGAAAAATCATAAGGCAACTGAAATTCCCAAGTCCTTACTGAACTTATAATCAAAGAGTTGACTTTAAGGCCCTTACATGACGCATACCAAACTAGCTTTTAGCAATTTTAATGGAAACTAAGCAATCACAATTTAGATTCTGCTAATCTTGAACCACAAGATCATACAATCTGAAAATTGTCAGCTTGGTAAGATCTGACCAGAATGCGTGTGAGAAGTATAGTTGATAGTCTCGGTGGGACTAAGATGGGATGGTTAAAAATGCATAGGTTTCTGTCAACTAATCAAAAGCAGGATTTGGCGGGCCTTCTCAAACCACAGGAGAACATAATAGTGAAAAGACAAAACATTGAGTTACAAAACCAACGGGACTAAAGTTTTGCAAGCTTCGGACAAGAAGCCAATCCATCATTGTCTGATGCCACATCGTCTTTCATTAATGAAAGAGAGCATTGGCAGGTGTCTTTGCTTGAGATAGATGACGTTGTTAATGCTTCATTCACACTAAGACAATCCATCATTCCATCATTCCACCATTCCCTACAGTGCAATCTTTCATCACAATAAGCAATTTGCTAAATCCGGAAATTTGGATTTTCCTGTAAAATGGTGATCATCTCATCGTCGGTGTCACACTTTAAGTATGCTGCTGTGTACACTTGACGTTTTTAACCCAAAGGATAACAAATACAGATGATGCGTTGTCTCTGACTTATTCCAAGTTCTCTGAAACTCTGTAAGTCTTTTGGTCTCTGTATTGCATTTGTATTGAACAAATTACTTAATGATTCAGAAAGCTTGAAATGAATCATTGAAGACTACTACTATTTTCCACCCAATCTCTGTGCTACTGTTGGATTTTTTTGGTAGGAATCGGATGCACACAACATGACCAATGGTTAAGCTGAACTAGAAAAACAGAGTAAgtgaatattattttgatcaaaGTAATGGCTGTCTAATATTTCCTTGCAAATAACAGGGGAACTGAGACTTTCACATTTCAAAGCCAGATTACAATACATATACACACCGCCATCATCATTACGGGGAGGGATTTTTTAATGCAACATAATCTACCTAGAGTTTTCCTAGGATATGGAAGCCACGTGGCTCTTACACAAAAGAAGACTATATCATTTCACTAGGTCTGTGGCAGACATTGCTGTATTTTTCATCTGTCACGTACATAAATTTCAAGGAACTCTTTTGCCTCTAAAAATATCTTCAAAATGATCTCAAAGTTCAAACGGCTACGTATCTTCCAGCTTATGGCTTTGCAACAAAGGAACCTTACCACTGGACGAGGGCTCCAAGCTGTTTATTCCAGAGTCATCGTGAATCCTCTGTTCTTCTTTTGCCTTCCCCCAGATTACAGCATAAAATCCCATAGATATGATAACTGCTCCAACAATACTGCAAAATTAAGATTGAACTAGGCTTATCATTTGTGATTATAAAGGGAATGGCTGACCAAAGTAAAATATTTGCCTTTGAATGATTCTAATCAATACTGGTaaaggaaaaatatgaaattaaaacataGTTTTAGTACCTTCCCACATGCAGAGAATC is drawn from Theobroma cacao cultivar B97-61/B2 chromosome 4, Criollo_cocoa_genome_V2, whole genome shotgun sequence and contains these coding sequences:
- the LOC18600717 gene encoding WAT1-related protein At5g40230 isoform X2, whose product is MAWECFRKDVLPFTAIVAVECTSVGLKILFKAAALRGMSYYVFITYSYAVATLILLPFPLIFRSTAALPSSKFPLISRICLLGLIGFVAHMCGYKGIEYGSPTLASAISSLTPAFTFILAIIFRHLQTQAMKICPAELIVVFFHDLCGTIISAPVCLLAESNLSAWRLRPSIAKVAVVYSGFTGTLLGILVHTWGLRVKGPVYVALFKPLSIAIAAVLSATFLGDALHLGSVVGAVILSVGFYAVIWGKAKENTADSGFSSLASSSTAPLLQTQCIEDMTQ
- the LOC18600717 gene encoding WAT1-related protein At5g40240 isoform X1, which produces MAWECFRKDVLPFTAIVAVECTSVGLKILFKAAALRGMSYYVFITYSYAVATLILLPFPLIFRSTAALPSSKFPLISRICLLGLIGFVAHMCGYKGIEYGSPTLASAISSLTPAFTFILAIIFRPLESSQSNWAAGGLLLAVECFLGSIWYIIQTQAMKICPAELIVVFFHDLCGTIISAPVCLLAESNLSAWRLRPSIAKVAVVYSGFTGTLLGILVHTWGLRVKGPVYVALFKPLSIAIAAVLSATFLGDALHLGSVVGAVILSVGFYAVIWGKAKENTADSGFSSLASSSTAPLLQTQCIEDMTQ
- the LOC18600717 gene encoding WAT1-related protein At5g40240 isoform X3, with product MAWECFRKDVLPFTAIVAVECTSVGLKILFKAAALRGMSYYVFITYSYAVATLILLPFPLIFRSTAALPSSKFPLISRICLLGLIGFVAHMCGYKGIEYGSPTLASAISSLTPAFTFILAIIFRFLPSSTSQAKIIGTIASISGALVIIFYKGPEVFSSPTLMPSSSVSYWPLESSQSNWAAGGLLLAVECFLGSIWYIIQTQAMKICPAELIVVFFHDLCGTIISAPVCLLAESNLSAWRLRPSIAKVAVVYSGFTGTLLGILVHTWGLRVKGPVYVALFKPLSIAIAAVLSATFLGDALHLGSVVGAVILSVGFYAVIWGKAKENTADSGFSSLASSSTAPLLQTQCIEDMTQ